AATTGCACTGCAATGTCAAGGGGTTTGCTATTCCCTGACCCTCCCCATGTAAATCCAATGAgtatttttcccccttaaaaGATGAACTTCCTTTCCTATTGATAAGTtgcttcaggttttttttattcagttttgCGCTTTAACCCAGGGATCTTTGCTTGGAtcctgcaagaggaaaaagaaaatagacaAAGGTAAGTTTGAGTAACagacaaaaaaggaaaggtTCAACAGAACATGTGAAAAGAGCCCTCACAACACAGCTTTATACTCAGAGCCCAAGGACACTGCTGAACTCATTCCCCCCTCAGCTGCACCTGCTGAGGGGCTCAGGTACCACTGATGGGTGATACCCATACACAGATTTCTATCAGAAATAATAGGGGCTCATttcacaacagcagcagcaataaaGGAGCTCATTTCCTAACCAGTCCAGGGTTAGAGACCTTTTCCCTCCTTGGCCTGGCACATGGAAGAACACATTGGTCCTAGACAGGAGCACCAGATGTGCCAGGAACTGTTACCAgtacaaaggaaaataaataaacccaaACCAACTCACTTTGCCATGGCATCTTTGACATTCTTGTTCACAAGTCCCAGGTAATGGTCGATTTGGGCCTGGAATTGAAGCAGAAAGAAGTTaccagagcccagctccccctctgcagcctggctgagTCCCACAGAACGCTGGGGGAAGTGGGAGCTCAGCCAGGGGTACTTCCCAGTGTGATGCCAGAACTCCAGGAATGCACAGCCCCAAAGGAATCGATCCCCAGCTTCCCCCTGTCCATCAAGCCCCAGTTAtgggtgcagggctgggcccctCTGGGCCCCACAGAACAGCAAAGCTGCttagctgggctgggctgggtaaCCAGCTTaggctgcagcctggccagAGGATTGGGCAGCTCAGGTTAAGCCCCACACGCTCTCCATGCTCCTGCCTGGGGCTCCAGGGCTCCCTTTCCCTGTGGAGGAGGCTGGGCAGGACCCCACGAGGCTCTGccatctgctcctgcctccccccaGTCCCATGGCAGCCGTGTTGTTGAAAGGGGAGACGAAGGGCTaagccagagctggctgcccCCTCCTGTGCAGTGACCTGCCCAAGACAGCCCTGGCCATAATTTAATCACAAGTATTTTACTTTGGCTCCTTCCTCCCTACTCCTTTTACATGGGAGTCTCTCCCCAAGAGCAGCCCTGGACTGGGCCAAGCAGCTCCCACCTCCTGTTTTTGCCAGGGCTACAAATTCCACAGAGCTTTGGGAAACCAACCCTGAATATCAACTCCAAAAGGTACAGCAGGATTAATACACCATGGCCAGTGTGCTCCagtcctgcccagagctggagcagcagaaaagGCCTCCAAGCTCATCAGGCCTTTTCCAGAACTGTTTGCTGAGGAAACCTTCTTCCAccaaggaggaaaagggaaagcaTGCACATCTGAACTTCAAACTGAACCAGTGTGCCCTGGCCCTGGTTCCTGGGTAAAGGCCTATTTTAAAGGCTTTAatatttcagaaggctgaaattaattttaattatttgtttctggttttgcttcAAGCTGATTTTATGAAACACTTAATGAATTCTATTAAACACTCACCTGATGTCTCTCATAAATAACAGGAACACTGAAGAGCGAAATCAAAGCTGGAAAAGAGCACATCAAACATATAAATATTGACAACAGGGATGGTGTTCAGGCAGAACAAGGACTGGTTTCCACACCTTGATACGTCTTGCAAAAAGGTATAGGAAAAATGAACAATTAAGCCCCGTGCACCAATTGTTGGCCAGAAAATTCAAGAATCCCTACTAAGGAGAGCCTGGGCTGTTCTCCAGGTACAGTACAGTTAAGTCTGGTCACAGGTCACTCTTTCACAGTGGGGCATGCAAGTTCTTCCCAAAGGCTGCTCAGGCATCAGTTGGTTCTGACACCTGAAagccagcctgctctgggatATAAGATTAAATCCTGCAGTGGGACACGGCCACAGCagatcctgcagctcctccaaaGGCCCAGCACAGCAATGACATTCAGGGCAGGCTAAGCCTGACAGGGACAAGCACAACAAACCTGCCTATAAACTGTGTAATGTGTGGAAATCAGCAATCTCAAGGAATTCAACAACACAACTCAAAATGACCTGTTCTGTTGTGCTATCAAAAAAGGAACTTAGAAGTGCAACATCTTAAGGCTACGGGATGCCAGTGCTGACCAGACCCCAGTGCCTTCCCAAGGTTATGTGGTGTGCCAGGTGTGTAACACAAGTCAAACACTTACCCAGGATCAGTAATGTCAGACCATTGAACAAGGCACCAACGTAGGTGAAAACCCACATCAACACTGCGAACTGCAAGGGAAACAGAGCCCGTCAGCACCCCCTGTGTGCCCAGGACATCCCATGTGCTGCAAGCACAAGTACCCAGCTGAACAGCCCCACAGTGCACTTCACCCCCGCACTCCTCCTGTAACCAGAGCTGGCTGATGAGATGGCTGAAGGATCCAGTAACGGGATCCTGCGCCCAGGTCACGGGGCTGCATTCAGCCCGAGTCAGCAGTGCCCaaacactgccctgtgcctgctcaggGACTGCCAATTCCATGGTGAGGAACCAAGGGCAAACACAGCTCCTACTCCCACCCTCCAGAGAGGGGCCAGGCCAGGCTAAGAGAGGCCAAAGGCTGGTGCATGACCAAAGAGCCAGAGAGAAAGGAGGTCACACGTGTGTGTggtggccctgctgccacccgAGTGCCCACCCACCTGCCCAGCCATGCTCTGTCTGACCAGGCAGAGGCTCTGACACAGTGGGGAAAGCCTGTCTGGAAGGTAACAGGGTAGGGTGGGCTTGATTTTTCTCcttcaaaaaacccaaaggcaCTTTGGATGTTAAAAAATTTAGGAAGAGTGAAAAATGCTCTAACACAGAAGCTGGCTCCAGGTCAGAGCCAAGAGATCCCTGAAGTCCcacactgccaccactgctggcTCCCTATCTCAGCCCCATTGtccctccctgctggcagcatTTGTTTagctcccagtgggacacaggctcctcttcccagccccacacaaAGGCCTGCCCACATCCAGTGCCAGGTGGAGTGTCCCAGGCACACCTCTGACCTATAGCAGGGGGAGGGGacccagggctgccagctctATTTCGGGGTAGGATTCCTCCTGAGGAAAATCAGCCGCTTTCTTCTAGAGTTGCAGggctgctgaggagctgagcagcagccaggagcagcagctttcccagtGTTTATTCcttgctctgcacagagcagagacCCCCAGCCCTGGTCAGCTCAGCACATGGGGCTGttttccagcagagccctggacAGACACCATGAGAAGGCTGGCACTGGCACCGGGAGTGCAGACCTGGGCACAATGAACAACCCAGGATGGAAACACTCCCATCAGCAGGAGCTACACCCAAGGAAAGGATGGGCACAAAGTGCTGGCAAGGAAAACAAGGCATGGCTGCAGGACTGTGGGTGTGGGCCAGGACCCTGGTAACTGGCCTGCAGCCAAGGTACTCTGAACTTACAAATCCCAACACCCAATTTTCGCTTATCAAAAGATGTAAAATATCCAAACAAAATCAACAGCCAGCAATAAGATAAGGGCATTGATAGTCAATACAAGTTTAATTCCATGATTGCTGCAACAAAATCAAATTGACTTCAAGAGCTTCACTCAAAACTGATCCTGTTCAAAATTCAGGTGCATTAACTGCAAGTGATGCAGTGCTTTATCTGTCAGCACTTCTGAGATGTGACAAAGagcacagggaggagcacaAAGTTAACCCTCGGAGAGGCTGCACCATTCCCAgcagctgaggggctctggcaggtttctcaaggaaaataaagcagatTTGCTGAATTCCTTAGCCCAGTTCTACCCTGCAATgccaggctgagcctggagctgaTCTCTGCACCAGGCATTTCACTGGAGCAGACACttccatgctggagcagcctgcacGTGCAGCACACCCAccagagagggaaggaaggcacCAGCTTGCTCTGGGCAGAGCCCCTGAGTGTGTGATGGTTTACAGTGGTTCTCCTGCACCCCCACAGCTGTCCATGACCTGCTCCCCATGGACACAACTCCTGAAGCTCAGCACCACCCAgccagctcagcagccaggAACTCTGCTGATgactctgcccagggcaggaaatGTGAGTTTACGTAAGCACAGGGGTAACAAGACACAAATCAATCCCAAAGTCCAATAATTATCAGAACTATCAATTATTTATTATAGTGAGCATTGAATTTATGGTTCAAGAAAGAGCAAAATCCACGAGTTCACATTTGACTACACAAGCTTCTCTCCACCCAAAGACTGTCCAGAGCAGCATCAGGGCAGAACCATGAACTGCTGCCTGTGCAGGTGTTAACCCCTTTCACCCACTGTACTGCATGGGAGAGGGACTCTGATCCCACAACTCCTCTCTCTGCACTCCTCTGACACTTCAAGCAGCTCTCCCAGGATTATCCATCCATCCTGGGAGTCCATCTCAATCCCTAATTTACTTACTGctctctattttctttttcttataaaCTGTGCAAACCCAGAGACCCTCACAGACACAACAAAGCTTACCTGAAACACACCTAAGAGACCTTTACAGACACAAAAAACCTTCCCTGAAACACCTCTAAATAAAGCTCTAAGAcaagagaaaaagcagaaggCAGCCCAGAATCCACCTCCAGAGCTGATTCTGCCCCTCCCATCTTCTCAGGATGAAGGGAAGCTCAGGAGCCAAGCCTGGTCCTTCCCAGGACCTGCACAGCAGTGCAAGGCCTGTGTGGCTGATGGACTCAACCCCCTTTTGCCAGCCAAAATGGGCAAATCCAGAAATGCCCCTTGCCCCTTCTTTGCTACAGAATACAGAGCTCTGTTCCTCACAGCCTCAGCTGAGcaagagcagcagtgcccagaacCAGCACAGCCTTTACCAGGACAAAACACAGCTTCTCCTGGGGCTCTGGCAAGGGCTCCTCTGGACTTACTCTTCAAGAGCTGTGAGGAATTTCTCCTTGTGCTGCATAAATATTTAGAGTCCATTTTAAGACTCCCCTGACTGAAGCACTGtttaataaagaagaaaaaaaatcttaacaaGACAGATTTTACAGTCAGAACTATTACACACAATGAACTGACCTGCAGACATTTTCTACATTAGAGCTCTGTAACTTGAATTATACGTAAACATGTGGTTTCCTAGAGTGAAGATGTTTAAACTACACAAGccaagatatttttattttttaaaccagGGCCATTATATTACATAAGACCCTGGAATCCCAATGTTCTCCTCGAGCACAAACTCTTCAAAATCAGTAACTTGTGCTTGTGAACTGTCCTGACATTCACTGGTTTCTGATAAAGGGTTGTTTCCAACTACCATAAATTAGACTAATTAACCtacataaaacattttaaatgtcagaaggagagaggggaaatgaATTAGTTCAGCTGAATAAACACATCTTTCCTACGGACTGTAGTATTTTAAGTGATTAGAGTGCCTTGAAGACATTCTGGCTGGAATTAATTCTGCTTCTAACATAATTCCTCCAGAAGGCCTTGTTTTTAGAGCAGTGTTCACTGGAACACAGTTGGCTTCTCACtgcttccttctcctttcctgcAAGGGGTTGGGATCCCTACACAAATGGTGTGAGAAGTCTCCTAACTCAGACCAAGGCACGGATCACAAAGGCCTTGATCAGGAACACAAGTGACCTTGTGATGCTGagtttttctgtgctgctgagaaTCAGATCCAAACAGGGCTTTGGCAGCAGCACTATTGATCATATCTcaaaaaacaggaaagaaatgaTTGTGCACAAAGCTGATTGTGCAGAAAGGAATGCTCCTCAAAAGCCTTTTCTGCAAAGCCCTTCAGGAGCccacctcctccctccctcctgagAAAAGGAAtcagtcccaggagcagcagagcctcctTACACCTCCTCTTGCTTCCAGAGGGAACTGCCTCACTGCAGGAGCCTTGCAGGGCATCAGGTGCAGCTTTTCTGGCACCAACTGTGTTTAACTTAGAGCACAATGAGAAACTGGATCTGCAAACTCTGGCTAAGATTCCAAGATCTGCCTGCAGGTTTCTATTGCACAGTTACAACAAAGGCTTGGACAGCCTTCCTGGTTTTCCCCAGTTTCACAAGGAACCCCTCCCCCAGCTCCACAACAACTCAAAAGACTTTACAAAGCACTAAGTAGGGGGATTTACTGCAGGACAAATGCAAGTTTTTTCACGAAGATTAAGCAAACTGAAAAAGAAGTGGACAGCACACTGCACTAGGTAAAGGAAACAGCAGTTTCAAAAATAAAGGTGATTAGAGCTTCAAAGGAGACAATGCAATTCTCCCAGAACAAACCTGAAGAGTTTTCAGCTAATTCTTTTATTTTGGAcgggttttttggtgtgttttattggggttttttggttttggggtttttttgctacattttgtttaatttattaCTATTCTTCACAGTCAGTTTTGCTCTGCCACTCTTAGTAAAACCCATTAAATTCTACATGGATGGACTCCAGCTGTTATACAGCACTGCTCACACTTGGTAGAGTAATTTGCAAACCCCATTTCAGTAATTCCCCTCACTAAAAACAGCACCTTTCATTCCCAAATCCAGGGGCTGGAACAAGTGCCCACCTTCCCAGTAACCCAAGGGCATCACTCAGTCTCCACCATTCCAGCAGaaagtggaaaaagaaaaagacagggagctgtggactaaacacaaacagaaaaccagCTCCAAACCAGGCTGGGACAATCTAGCCCAGGGCCAGGTTTTCCagagtgacacacacacacatcagtCACACCCCTAATGCCCAGACTGGAGCATGGCTTGTTATTTTAGAAGATTCCTGCTGCGAGAGGCACCAGCACGGAGCttgaacagggagctgcaggcagccacGGCCTAGTTCTGCTTTCCATTTGTGTTACTGCTCTGCCCACATGCAGACCAAGTTATCCTTTCCAGCCACCCCATCACTGCAGGCAGCCCTCGATATCCAGAGCAAACTCCACCTCGTTATTTACTTAAGCAGAGCCATTGTTCATTCTGCAAGGAGCAGCAGGCTTTGCTAACCCGGGTCAGCAGCCATGAACTCACATGGGCACACTCACCTTGAGGGAATCCACCAGGTCATCGACGAGGAAGAGGCGCCGCAGCTCGCGGACGGTGCCGTTCACGTGGCCCAGCACGACGTTGCTGTACTTCTGGATGAGCTCCTCGGACACGGCCACATCCGAGTCCAGGTaagccctgcacagacagccaGGAAACTCAAAGTGCTGCAAACTTGATCTATGTGTTAGATACAGCATCTGTAGGACCTCCTTTTTGTGCTATAGAGAAACACACTTCACAGCGTGAGGAATGCTGAAAGGACAAACAGAACTAACCCAAGTTATTCTTAGCcaacctttttttcctctctgctatTTACTCAGTCACCTGCACCAGGCAAAAAAGGGGCAGGCTaaaacaagggggaaaaaatcctacAAAAGCAATATATCTATTTCTGCCCCTGGAAGGCCCTTGTGGAGTTACCATTAAGCTGCAACATACTATGGCACCACAAAATGAGCTAAATTTCTCATTTGCTAGAAATTATTCTTACAGCTAGTGAGAGCAGTTTTTACATAAAAGATATAAACCCCTATCTGGTTATATGTTCTTTCCACTCCACTGTCACTTATCTGTAGTTGCAGTGGCTATGGCAATTTGGAGTCTTTAAACAAAGTATAAATTATTTATCTAATGTGCACGCTGCAGGCAGAAGGAGCAACGCAGCACATCTGTAAAATGGAGCTCATTTTACAGTTGGTAAACTTTTGTTTAGGGGGATTCTgctttggggtggttttgtttggggatttttttcatatGAAAATTGCACAATGCTCCCACATATGTCATTTAAGGCAAAGCTAAACATGACCTTGTGGCAAGTCCAAGACAAATGAAAATACTTCAAATGGTAACTGCAGCAAGTGGCCATTTCAAGGCTGCATTCTGCCATCCACCCTTGGCTTCCATCTGCTCACCCTGCCAGCTCATCCACAGGATACTCAGCACCTGCATCAAAAATCCAATTCTTCTCATGGGATTTTTCAAGTAAAAATATCCTTCTTGTGGATAAGCTATACAGAAAAAAGTAAGCAACCAAGTATGCTGGGCAAGAATGTCTGGAAGCTATGTAGGAATATcagtatttttagaaaaaaactgCAGAAAGGGCACAGGTAGAAGTTGTTCTGCTTGTTCTTGCTAAGAAAAAGCTTGACACTGTTGTTTAGATAATGAGAAGCAAGCACGATTTCAGCTGGGAATATTCACCCTAATGGGAGGgtgttttttccccagaattttGTCCCACAGACTGGTTTCCACTGGAAAAGGAGGcactgcacagggtctgggagCATGGAGGGGAACCTACATTTTGCTTTGCCTTGCAGAAGATGGGAACACTACCAAATCAGTAACAGGGCTGTAGACAGAGGGGCAAACAGGACTTTCTGAAGACTGCAAAGGGAGACTGAGCCACTTCACTCATTAACAACAGGGAGAAGCAAGGCTGGGCAGAgcgggacag
The genomic region above belongs to Passer domesticus isolate bPasDom1 chromosome 3, bPasDom1.hap1, whole genome shotgun sequence and contains:
- the RTN4 gene encoding reticulon-4 isoform X10: MDAKTVVDLLYWRDIKKTGVVFGASLFLLLSLTVFSIVSVTAYIALALLSVTISFRIYKGVIQAIQKSDEGHPFRAYLDSDVAVSEELIQKYSNVVLGHVNGTVRELRRLFLVDDLVDSLKFAVLMWVFTYVGALFNGLTLLILALISLFSVPVIYERHQAQIDHYLGLVNKNVKDAMAKIQAKIPGLKRKTE
- the RTN4 gene encoding reticulon-4 isoform X9, whose product is MDSQPSSWKDKVVDLLYWRDIKKTGVVFGASLFLLLSLTVFSIVSVTAYIALALLSVTISFRIYKGVIQAIQKSDEGHPFRAYLDSDVAVSEELIQKYSNVVLGHVNGTVRELRRLFLVDDLVDSLKFAVLMWVFTYVGALFNGLTLLILALISLFSVPVIYERHQAQIDHYLGLVNKNVKDAMAKIQAKIPGLKRKTE